In Microbacterium enclense, one genomic interval encodes:
- a CDS encoding homoserine O-acetyltransferase, translating to MDWQISEDTVPSAPITEADARSLLGRPPATGAWRDGDPVGDRRFAAFGPFATENGESLPAFRLAYESWGELSPARDNAVLILHALTGDSHVRGAAGPGHPTAGWWSDLVGPGAAIDTDRWFVVAPNMLGGCQGSTGPASIAPDGYEWASRFPYLTIRDQVRAQAQLADALGIGRWAAVIGGSMGGMHALEWAVGHPDRVQRAAILSAPPITTADQIALNSVQLDTIRMDPRFAAGEYYDSGDGDGPHRGLALARRMALLNYRSPTELNQRFQRSWQSGVSPLGRGGRFAVESYLDFHGNKFTRRFDANSYLTLVEAMNSHDVGRDRDGVEDALRRVTATTLVLGIDSDRLFPIDGQHRIARGIPHTLDGDEAVVLSSDFGHDGFLIETAAVAHHLRRLLAT from the coding sequence ATGGACTGGCAGATCTCCGAAGACACGGTGCCCTCGGCGCCGATCACGGAGGCCGATGCCCGTTCGCTGCTCGGCCGGCCGCCCGCGACCGGCGCCTGGCGCGACGGCGACCCCGTCGGCGACCGCCGTTTCGCCGCCTTCGGCCCGTTCGCGACGGAGAACGGCGAGTCCCTTCCCGCGTTCCGTCTCGCGTACGAATCCTGGGGCGAGCTCTCCCCCGCACGCGACAACGCCGTGCTGATCCTGCACGCCCTCACCGGCGACAGCCACGTGCGCGGCGCCGCCGGCCCCGGCCACCCGACGGCCGGCTGGTGGAGCGATCTCGTGGGCCCGGGGGCCGCGATCGACACCGACCGGTGGTTCGTCGTCGCTCCCAACATGCTCGGCGGATGCCAGGGCTCCACGGGACCCGCCAGCATTGCGCCCGACGGGTACGAGTGGGCATCGCGGTTCCCGTACCTGACGATCCGCGATCAGGTGCGCGCCCAGGCACAGCTGGCCGACGCTCTCGGCATCGGCCGGTGGGCCGCGGTCATCGGCGGGTCGATGGGCGGAATGCACGCCCTGGAATGGGCGGTCGGACACCCCGATCGCGTCCAGCGCGCGGCGATCCTGTCGGCGCCGCCGATCACCACCGCCGACCAGATCGCCCTCAACTCGGTGCAGCTCGACACGATCCGCATGGATCCCCGCTTCGCCGCCGGCGAGTATTACGACTCCGGTGACGGCGACGGTCCGCACCGCGGACTCGCGCTGGCTCGCCGCATGGCGCTGCTGAACTACCGCAGCCCCACCGAACTCAACCAACGCTTCCAGCGGTCGTGGCAGTCGGGAGTGAGCCCCCTCGGGCGCGGCGGGCGGTTCGCGGTCGAGTCGTATCTCGACTTCCACGGCAACAAGTTCACGCGTCGTTTCGATGCGAACAGCTATCTCACGCTCGTCGAGGCGATGAACTCCCACGATGTGGGCCGCGATCGCGACGGGGTCGAAGACGCGCTCCGCCGCGTCACCGCGACGACGCTCGTCCTGGGAATCGACAGCGACCGTCTCTTCCCCATCGACGGACAGCACCGCATCGCCCGGGGCATCCCGCACACCCTCGACGGCGACGAGGCGGTCGTGCTCTCCAGCGACTTCGGTCACGACGGCTTCCTCATCGAGACCGCCGCCGTCGCGCACCACCTCCGCCGTCTCCTCGCGACCTGA
- a CDS encoding MFS transporter has translation MSRVSGAVGRMRGSALGVTAGLIGWFVLVELASGILQGFYVPLLPDIVVHLGIRDADVNWFEAAQLLLSALVLPVLAKLGDMFGHKRILLFSAIATAAASWWLVFADSFTTFLLAWALQGFYVVWLPLEIALIFDRGRRQKRGVSQTRRAAGLLVVGLQVGAIAGALAAGRLFAATGGDLRLSLAVPAIVVTLVCLVIWWGVPESEPSSGQRRLDTGGFVILAAALLCVTGALSFVRLPDGPGPAVIVGLLIAGVVLGVVFVLFELRQPDPAVDIRVLRRPEMWPVQVTAFLVGLSLLGAQGPLATYAGTDRALGYGLGLDASGRSNIIGVYLVSLIAGAVLFAVTSRRANPRVTLIVAATLVGVGYALLLPLHVELWQVLLCLSIAGLGSGALVAAMPAAAAAAAPRGQTGVASALTNTTKTIGGTMSSAVFGVVLAGGAGAVVAETAAPLSGYLTVWIICAAGGFVAAVLLVFVPKVAFADTAEEEAAAGAGRGVVA, from the coding sequence CCGACATCGTCGTGCACCTCGGCATCCGCGATGCCGATGTGAACTGGTTCGAGGCCGCCCAGCTGCTGCTGTCGGCGCTCGTGCTGCCGGTGCTCGCCAAACTCGGCGACATGTTCGGGCACAAGCGCATCCTGCTGTTCTCGGCGATCGCGACGGCGGCGGCGAGTTGGTGGCTCGTCTTCGCCGACTCGTTCACGACGTTCTTGCTGGCGTGGGCGCTGCAAGGGTTCTACGTCGTGTGGCTCCCGCTGGAGATCGCCCTCATCTTCGACCGGGGTCGCCGCCAGAAGAGGGGCGTCTCGCAGACACGCCGCGCCGCGGGACTTCTGGTGGTGGGGCTGCAGGTCGGGGCCATCGCCGGAGCGCTCGCCGCCGGGCGCCTGTTCGCGGCGACCGGCGGGGACCTGCGCCTCTCTCTCGCGGTGCCCGCCATCGTCGTCACGCTGGTGTGCCTGGTCATCTGGTGGGGCGTGCCCGAATCGGAGCCGTCCTCCGGCCAGCGACGCCTGGACACCGGTGGTTTCGTCATCCTGGCGGCGGCGCTGCTCTGCGTCACCGGTGCCCTCTCGTTCGTCCGTCTGCCCGACGGTCCCGGTCCGGCGGTGATCGTCGGGCTGCTCATCGCGGGTGTCGTGCTCGGTGTCGTCTTCGTTCTGTTCGAACTGCGTCAGCCCGACCCGGCCGTCGACATCCGCGTGCTGCGCCGCCCCGAGATGTGGCCGGTGCAGGTGACGGCGTTCCTCGTGGGTCTCAGCCTGCTCGGAGCGCAGGGGCCGCTGGCAACGTATGCCGGCACCGACCGCGCGCTCGGCTACGGACTCGGGCTCGACGCCTCGGGACGCTCCAACATCATCGGCGTCTACCTCGTCTCGCTGATCGCGGGCGCGGTGCTGTTCGCCGTGACGTCGCGTCGCGCCAACCCCCGAGTGACGTTGATCGTGGCCGCCACTCTCGTGGGCGTCGGCTACGCGCTGCTCCTCCCCCTCCACGTCGAGCTCTGGCAGGTGCTGCTGTGCCTGAGCATCGCCGGCCTCGGGTCGGGCGCACTCGTGGCGGCGATGCCCGCCGCCGCCGCGGCCGCGGCTCCGCGCGGACAGACGGGTGTGGCGTCAGCCTTGACCAACACCACCAAGACGATCGGCGGCACCATGTCGTCGGCGGTGTTCGGTGTGGTGCTCGCGGGCGGAGCGGGAGCGGTCGTGGCCGAGACCGCGGCGCCGCTGTCGGGGTACCTGACGGTGTGGATCATCTGCGCGGCCGGCGGGTTCGTCGCGGCCGTGCTGCTCGTGTTCGTGCCGAAGGTGGCGTTCGCCGACACGGCGGAAGAGGAAGCGGCGGCCGGCGCCGGGCGCGGCGTCGTGGCCTGA
- a CDS encoding DUF4259 domain-containing protein: MPDSAESVEAFVGRVSPPSPELVALAVSALAVATSDEGELADLWEDDPDWLAENEKLRAALTTG, translated from the coding sequence GTGCCGGACTCCGCCGAGAGCGTGGAGGCTTTCGTCGGGCGGGTGTCGCCCCCGTCGCCCGAGCTGGTGGCGCTCGCCGTGTCGGCGCTCGCTGTCGCGACATCCGACGAGGGCGAACTCGCCGATCTGTGGGAAGACGACCCCGACTGGCTCGCCGAGAACGAGAAGCTGCGCGCGGCGCTCACCACCGGCTGA
- a CDS encoding SDR family oxidoreductase, with translation MTRRAVVTGASSGIGEATARLLRARGWDVVGVARRADRLAALEAETGVVARAADLTDADDVAALAAWLDETGGVDALVQVAGGARGSDRVEDGDPEDWRWMFEANVLASQRLVASLLPVLRRAADAAGHADLLFVTSTAAQNAYPGGGGYNAAKAGESMLVHALRQELNGEPLRVIEIAPGMVRTEEFTLNRLGGDQDAADKLYEGVEAPLVADDVADVIAYALGAPGHVNLDLVTVRPVAQSAQHLLARGPLRVRDTQG, from the coding sequence ATGACGCGACGCGCAGTGGTGACCGGGGCCAGTTCGGGTATCGGAGAGGCGACGGCGCGACTGCTGCGTGCGCGGGGATGGGACGTCGTGGGCGTCGCCCGCCGCGCCGACCGGCTCGCCGCCCTCGAGGCCGAGACGGGTGTGGTGGCCCGCGCCGCCGACCTGACCGACGCCGACGACGTCGCGGCGCTCGCCGCCTGGCTCGACGAGACGGGCGGCGTCGACGCCCTCGTGCAGGTCGCCGGGGGAGCGCGCGGCAGCGACCGCGTCGAGGACGGCGATCCCGAGGACTGGCGCTGGATGTTCGAGGCCAACGTGCTCGCGTCGCAGCGGCTCGTGGCATCCCTCCTGCCGGTGCTCCGGCGCGCTGCCGACGCTGCCGGCCACGCCGACCTGTTGTTCGTCACCTCGACGGCCGCGCAGAACGCGTACCCGGGCGGGGGCGGCTACAACGCGGCGAAGGCCGGAGAGTCGATGCTCGTGCACGCCCTGCGTCAGGAGCTGAACGGGGAGCCGCTGCGGGTCATCGAGATCGCGCCGGGCATGGTGCGCACCGAAGAGTTCACCCTCAACCGTCTCGGCGGGGATCAGGATGCCGCCGACAAGCTGTACGAGGGCGTCGAGGCGCCGCTCGTGGCCGACGACGTCGCCGACGTCATCGCGTACGCCCTCGGGGCGCCGGGTCACGTCAACCTCGACCTCGTCACGGTGCGTCCGGTCGCGCAGTCGGCGCAGCACCTGCTCGCGCGCGGGCCCTTGCGCGTGCGAGACACGCAGGGCTGA
- a CDS encoding bifunctional o-acetylhomoserine/o-acetylserine sulfhydrylase: protein MSAPENWRFETKQIHTGAQPDPVTKARATPIYQTTSYVFDNADHAANLFALAEFGNIYTRIQNPTQDVVEQRVAGLEGGTGALLVASGQAAETFAVLNIAQAGDHIVSSSSIYGGTYNLFKYTLAKLGIETTFVENQDDPEEWRAAVRPNTKLFFAETIGNPKINVLDIRTVADVAHDAGVPLIVDNTIATPYLIRPFEHGADIVVHSATKFLGGHGTVIGGVIVDGGRFPWSEYSERFPGLTTPDPSYHGAVYTQAVGDALAYVIKARVQLLRDLGASIAPQSAWQLIQGIETLSLRIERHVQNAQEIAEWLESHPDVASVNYSGLPTSPWYAAANNYAPKGVGAVLSFELKGGVEAGREFVNSLSLFSHLANIGDVRSLVIHPASTTHSQLTPEQQLTAGVTPGLVRLSVGLENIDDLKADLDQALAAARRLSEAARA, encoded by the coding sequence ATGTCGGCACCCGAGAACTGGCGTTTCGAGACCAAGCAGATCCACACGGGCGCTCAGCCGGATCCGGTCACCAAGGCGCGCGCCACGCCCATCTACCAGACCACCTCGTACGTGTTCGACAACGCCGACCACGCGGCGAACCTCTTCGCGCTGGCGGAGTTCGGCAACATCTACACCCGCATCCAGAACCCCACGCAAGACGTCGTCGAGCAGCGCGTCGCCGGCCTCGAGGGCGGCACCGGCGCCCTCCTCGTCGCCAGTGGCCAGGCGGCTGAGACGTTCGCCGTGCTCAACATCGCGCAGGCGGGCGACCACATCGTGTCGTCGAGCTCGATCTACGGCGGCACGTACAACCTGTTCAAGTACACCCTCGCCAAGCTCGGCATCGAGACGACGTTCGTCGAGAACCAGGACGACCCCGAAGAGTGGCGCGCCGCTGTCCGCCCGAACACGAAGCTGTTCTTCGCCGAGACGATCGGCAACCCCAAGATCAACGTGCTCGACATCCGCACGGTCGCCGATGTCGCCCACGACGCCGGCGTGCCCCTCATCGTCGACAACACGATCGCCACGCCCTACCTCATCCGTCCGTTCGAGCACGGCGCCGACATCGTCGTTCACTCCGCCACGAAGTTCCTCGGCGGCCACGGCACGGTCATCGGCGGCGTCATCGTCGACGGCGGCCGGTTCCCCTGGTCGGAGTACTCCGAGCGCTTCCCGGGTCTGACCACGCCCGACCCCTCGTACCACGGCGCGGTCTACACGCAGGCGGTCGGCGACGCTCTCGCCTACGTCATCAAGGCGCGCGTGCAGCTGCTGCGCGACCTGGGTGCCTCGATCGCCCCGCAGAGCGCGTGGCAGCTCATCCAGGGCATCGAGACCCTGTCGCTGCGCATCGAGCGCCACGTGCAGAACGCGCAGGAGATCGCGGAGTGGCTCGAGTCGCACCCCGATGTCGCGAGCGTGAACTACTCCGGCCTGCCCACCTCGCCCTGGTACGCCGCGGCGAACAACTACGCCCCGAAGGGCGTCGGTGCAGTCCTGTCGTTCGAGCTCAAGGGCGGCGTCGAAGCGGGCCGCGAGTTCGTCAACTCGCTCAGCCTGTTCAGCCACCTCGCCAACATCGGTGACGTGCGCTCGCTCGTCATCCACCCGGCCTCGACGACGCACTCGCAGCTCACGCCCGAGCAGCAGCTGACCGCCGGCGTCACGCCCGGTCTCGTGCGCCTGTCGGTGGGTCTCGAGAACATCGACGACCTCAAGGCGGACCTCGACCAGGCCCTCGCCGCCGCGCGTCGCCTGTCGGAGGCCGCGCGCGCCTGA
- a CDS encoding MFS transporter, whose protein sequence is MTSSTTSRGAAMRALLSLAIGSFGIGMTEFVVMGLLPNIARELVPTVWAASPDDAIAQAGWLVSLYALGVVIGAPTIAGSVARFPRHRVMIVLAAALAFFTLLTVIAPTFELVAVSRFLAGLPHGAYFGIGALVAADALGPGNRAKGVAFVLTGLTIANVVGVPLGTLLGQQVGWRAAFAVVTGIFLLATICIALFVPKHPGSPGRRLRDELRVFRIGQVWFALGIGAVGFGGFFAMYSYIAPMITDVAGQPEWAVSLVLVLVGVGMTIGNVVGGTLADKDLRFWLRAGLLALGVASVGLALTAGWIVSLTLFAFLVAFCGAALSPGIQTRLMDVAEDNQSIAAALNHSALNIGNSLGAFLGGLAIAAGLGLVAPAWVGAVLALGGLVVAFVAYRVEDRSGRHPEHRMPAAEAARTAITGSIPTQG, encoded by the coding sequence GTGACCTCTTCGACGACCTCGAGAGGTGCGGCGATGCGGGCGCTCCTTTCTCTCGCCATCGGCAGTTTCGGCATCGGCATGACCGAGTTCGTGGTGATGGGCCTTCTGCCCAACATCGCGCGAGAACTCGTGCCCACCGTCTGGGCGGCGTCTCCCGACGACGCGATCGCGCAGGCCGGCTGGCTCGTCTCGCTGTACGCCCTCGGTGTGGTCATCGGGGCGCCGACGATCGCGGGGTCGGTCGCCCGCTTCCCCCGGCACCGCGTGATGATCGTGCTCGCGGCGGCGCTGGCGTTCTTCACGCTGTTGACCGTGATCGCGCCGACGTTCGAGCTCGTCGCCGTCTCGCGATTCCTCGCCGGACTCCCGCACGGCGCGTACTTCGGCATCGGGGCGCTCGTCGCCGCCGACGCTCTGGGTCCCGGCAACCGCGCGAAGGGTGTCGCCTTCGTCCTCACGGGTCTCACGATCGCGAACGTCGTCGGCGTACCGCTGGGCACGCTCCTGGGCCAGCAGGTCGGCTGGCGCGCGGCCTTCGCCGTGGTGACCGGAATCTTCCTGCTCGCCACGATCTGCATCGCGTTGTTCGTGCCGAAGCATCCCGGCTCGCCCGGTCGCCGCCTGCGCGACGAGCTCCGGGTGTTCCGCATCGGCCAGGTGTGGTTCGCGCTCGGCATCGGCGCCGTCGGCTTCGGCGGGTTCTTCGCGATGTACAGCTACATCGCCCCGATGATCACCGACGTCGCCGGACAGCCCGAGTGGGCCGTGTCGCTGGTGCTGGTGCTCGTCGGCGTCGGCATGACGATCGGCAACGTGGTCGGCGGCACCCTGGCCGACAAAGACCTGCGGTTCTGGCTGCGGGCCGGTCTCCTCGCGCTCGGTGTCGCCTCGGTCGGCCTCGCTCTCACCGCGGGCTGGATCGTGAGCCTCACGCTCTTCGCCTTCCTCGTCGCCTTCTGCGGTGCGGCCCTGAGCCCCGGCATCCAGACCCGCCTGATGGACGTCGCCGAAGACAACCAGTCCATCGCCGCCGCGCTGAACCACTCGGCGCTGAACATCGGTAACAGCCTGGGGGCATTCCTCGGCGGTCTCGCGATCGCCGCGGGCCTCGGTCTCGTGGCGCCGGCGTGGGTGGGGGCCGTGCTGGCGCTGGGCGGACTCGTCGTCGCCTTCGTGGCGTATCGCGTCGAGGACCGCTCCGGTCGTCATCCCGAGCACCGGATGCCGGCGGCCGAGGCCGCGCGCACCGCGATCACCGGTTCGATCCCGACCCAGGGCTGA
- a CDS encoding SDR family oxidoreductase: MATFLLIAASSDIGRATTTRLRDAGHRVLTAARDSSVIDPDFVLDATDFDAVDRVVREAGPVDGIAVFAGSMLLKPAHLTSREQYDGLIAASLTTAFAAVRAAGAHMRHGGAVVLVSSAAALAGLPNHDAIAAAKAGVIGLTLSAAASYAARALRVNAVAPGLVQTRLTAKLTSSDTSRTVSEAMHPLGRLGEPDDVARAIEFLLSPENAWMTGQVLGVDGGLGSLRPRQKI, encoded by the coding sequence ATGGCGACCTTCCTCCTCATCGCGGCCTCGAGCGACATCGGGCGTGCGACCACGACGCGACTGCGCGATGCGGGGCACCGCGTCCTGACGGCGGCCCGCGACTCTTCGGTCATCGACCCGGATTTCGTCTTGGATGCCACCGACTTCGACGCCGTCGATCGCGTGGTGCGCGAGGCGGGTCCGGTCGACGGCATCGCGGTGTTCGCGGGATCGATGCTTCTCAAACCCGCGCATCTGACCTCGCGCGAGCAGTACGACGGGCTGATCGCGGCGTCGCTCACCACGGCCTTCGCGGCGGTCCGGGCGGCCGGCGCGCACATGCGCCACGGGGGCGCGGTCGTGCTCGTCTCGTCGGCGGCGGCTCTGGCCGGGTTGCCGAACCACGACGCGATCGCCGCCGCGAAAGCCGGCGTGATCGGTCTGACGCTGTCGGCGGCGGCGAGCTACGCCGCGCGCGCCCTGCGCGTCAACGCTGTCGCCCCGGGGCTGGTGCAGACGCGGCTGACCGCCAAGCTGACCTCGAGCGACACCTCGCGCACGGTCTCCGAGGCGATGCACCCGCTCGGGCGGCTCGGCGAGCCCGACGACGTGGCTCGCGCGATCGAGTTCCTGCTCTCACCAGAGAACGCGTGGATGACCGGGCAGGTGCTGGGCGTCGACGGGGGACTGGGCAGCCTCCGCCCACGGCAGAAGATCTAG